Proteins encoded in a region of the Zea mays cultivar B73 chromosome 4, Zm-B73-REFERENCE-NAM-5.0, whole genome shotgun sequence genome:
- the LOC103653477 gene encoding transcription factor JUNGBRUNNEN 1 has translation MEGERNDINVQRSDEILMPGFRFHPTDEELVSFYLRRKIQQKPISIELIRQLDIYKYDPWDLPKLASTGEKEWYFYCPRDRKYRNSVRPNRVTAAGFWKATGTDRPIYSSEGTKCVGLKKSLVFYRGRAARGMKTDWMMHEFRLPSLTDPKRPVDKTIPLNDSWTICRIFKKTSSMAQRALSHTWGPPLPGATAEADMFAALQSVQASELALERSLSLQAAPPAPAAGQFTSTHGLHSQHHHQQQKGVNNPSLDGASCRLINFTSSPSEEPENFPITFPFEVQAPHRAAAPVFFGAHPDNRLGGFVVDSSADVSGCIGGRSQDSSTGKPSSGFSANSSDWETAGRINFPFDLGADSSEEWRCSIPWESFLSPAAVQAELPR, from the exons ATGGAGGGGGAGAGGAATGACATCAACGTGCAGAGGTCAGACGAGATCCTCATGCCGGGTTTCCGGTTCCATCCCACCGACGAAGAGCTGGTGAGTTTCTACCTCAGGAGGAAGATCCAGCAGAAGCCTATCTCCATCGAGCTTATCAGGCAGCTGGACATCTACAAGTATGACCCATGGGATCTCCCAA AGCTTGCGAGCACCGGTGAGAAAGAGTGGTACTTCTACTGCCCAAGGGATCGGAAGTACCGCAACAGCGTGAGGCCGAACCGAGTCACAGCGGCCGGGTTCTGGAAGGCCACAGGGACGGACAGGCCAATCTACTCGTCCGAGGGCACCAAGTGCGTGGGCCTCAAGAAGTCCCTCGTGTTCTACAGAGGGAGAGCGGCGAGAGGGATGAAAACTGACTGGATGATGCACGAGTTCAGGCTCCCCTCGCTCACCGACCCCAAGCGTCCGGTCGACAAGACCATTCCACTCAAC GACTCCTGGACTATCTGTAGGATCTTCAAGAAGACCAGTTCCATGGCGCAGCGAGCGCTGTCGCATACCTGGGGGCCTCCACTGCCTGGTGCAACAGCAGAGGCAGACATGTTCGCCGCGCTGCAGTCAGTGCAGGCTTCAGAGTTAGCTCTCGAGAGATCGCTGTCACTGCaagcagcgccgcctgcacccgcCGCAGGCCAGTTCACGAGCACGCATGGCCTGCATAGTCAgcaccaccaccagcagcagaAGGGTGTCAACAACCCATCTCTGGACGGCGCCTCTTGCAGGCTCATCAACTTCACCAGCAGCCCCTCCGAGGAGCCCGAGAATTTCCCAATCACCTTCCCTTTCGAAGTGCAGGCACCGCACAGGGCTGCAGCGCCAGTCTTCTTCGGCGCGCACCCTGACAATCGCCTCGGTGGATTCGTGGTCGATTCTTCTGCCGACGTCAGTGGCTGCATCGGCGGCAGGAGCCAGGACTCGTCCACCGGGAAGCCTAGCAGTGGCTTCAGCGCCAACAGCAGCGACTGGGAAACTGCGGGGAGGATCAACTTCCCTTTTGATCTGGGTGCGGATTCTTCGGAGGAGTGGAGATGCAGCATACCCTGGGAGTCCTTCCTCAGCCCAGCTGCTGTCCAGGCTGAGCTGCCACGCTAG
- the LOC100286275 gene encoding 60S ribosomal protein L34 has product MVQRLTYRKRHSYATKSNQTRVVKTPGGKLVYQYTKKRASGPKCPVTGKKIQGIPHLRPAEYKRSRLSRNRRTVNRPYGGVLSGIAVRERIIRAFLVEEQKIVKKVLKIQKTKDKTAAK; this is encoded by the exons ATGGTGCAGCGCCTCACCTACCGAAAGCGTCACAGCTACGCGACAAAATCCAATCAGACCCGGGTCGTGAAGACCCCAG GTGGGAAGCTTGTGTACCAATACACCAAGAAGAGGGCGAGCGGTCCCAAGTGCCCCGTCACCGGGAAGAAGATCCAGGGG ATCCCCCACTTGAGACCTGCCGAGTACAAGAGGTCCAGGTTGTCTAGGAACCGCAGGACTGTTAACCGTCCTTATGGTGGAGTACTCTCTGGAATTGCTGTTAGGGAGAG AATTATCCGTGCTTTCTTGGTTGAGGAGCAGAAGATTGTCAAGAAGGTCCTGAAAATACAGAAAACCAAGGACAAGACAGCTGCAAAGTAG
- the LOC100286275 gene encoding 60S ribosomal protein L34 isoform X1 translates to MNLAVRSLLPPKPTISTLGAAAHLSPLLALPSPQAPTHAASLGVYRRRRRDGAAPHLPKASQLRDKIQSDPGREDPRFAPSGGKLVYQYTKKRASGPKCPVTGKKIQGIPHLRPAEYKRSRLSRNRRTVNRPYGGVLSGIAVRERIIRAFLVEEQKIVKKVLKIQKTKDKTAAK, encoded by the exons ATGAATCTAGCCGTCCGCTCCCTGTTGCCTCCCAAGCCAACCATATCCACTCTCGGCGCCGCCGCGCATCTCTCCCCTCTTCTTGCCCTTCCTTCCCCCCAGGCCCCAACCCACGCAGCCTCACTAGGGGTCTACCGGCGGCGGCGACGAGATGGTGCAGCGCCTCACCTACCGAAAGCGTCACAGCTACGCGACAAAATCCAATCAGACCCGGGTCGTGAAGACCCCAGGTTCGCCCCATCTG GTGGGAAGCTTGTGTACCAATACACCAAGAAGAGGGCGAGCGGTCCCAAGTGCCCCGTCACCGGGAAGAAGATCCAGGGG ATCCCCCACTTGAGACCTGCCGAGTACAAGAGGTCCAGGTTGTCTAGGAACCGCAGGACTGTTAACCGTCCTTATGGTGGAGTACTCTCTGGAATTGCTGTTAGGGAGAG AATTATCCGTGCTTTCTTGGTTGAGGAGCAGAAGATTGTCAAGAAGGTCCTGAAAATACAGAAAACCAAGGACAAGACAGCTGCAAAGTAG